A window of Pseudophryne corroboree isolate aPseCor3 chromosome 1, aPseCor3.hap2, whole genome shotgun sequence genomic DNA:
agtctagaaactgtgcccgaggagatggacatcttcgagagaaggatttaacacatagtggcgagattcataccagctcacacatacaaggcacatcaagctaactagcttgaaaaactcagcaactgctgaaacattacttaccaagtaacaatgcagtacataactaaacaaagttgtactgaaccagataacgattgcaggaaaacgaagcgcagggcggacgcccagcatcctctacggactacgagaaaaggatttaccagtaggtaaccaaaatcctattttctcttatgtcctagaggatgctggggtccacattagtaccatggggatgtaccaaagctcccagaacgggagggagagcgcagaggctcctgcagaactgattgactgaacttcagatcatcagaggccaaagtatcgaacttgtagaacttcgcaaatgtgttcgtcccagaccaagttgccactcggcaaagttgtaatgccgagacaccacggccagccgcccaggaagaccccaccttacgagtagagtgggccttaacagattttggacacggcaatcctgccgtagaataagcatgctagatagtgaatctaatccagcgagatatagtctgctttgaagcaggacacccgccttggccagtctggagcaatgaggatcgcttgaactcttgttctccttacgagctttagaactcttggaatgagtggaagtggtggaaacatgtacaccgactggaacacccacggagacaccagggcatccactgccactacttgtgggtccctcgacctggaacaatagcgttgaagcttcttgttgagacgagaggccatcatatctatttggggtaacccccgaaGTTCTGTTATtttcttgaacacctccagatggagaccccactcccctgaacggagattgtgtctgctgaggaagtctgcttcccagttgtccactcccggaatgaagattgccgagagcgccaacgcgtgtctttctgcccagaggatgattcttgtcacttctgacattgccgctctgctcttcgttccgccctgtcggtttatataagccaccgtcgttacattgtccaactgtacttgaatggcccgatctcttagaagatggtccgcctgaagaagaccgttgtaggcgGCTCTTAGTTCAAGGAGGTTGATCggcaggtttccccttgagtgactgcgccccagatccgaaggctcgcatccgtggttagaaggacccagtcctgaatcccgaacctgcggtccttcagaaggtgaggcaattggagccaccagaggagtgaaatcctggcctttggcgacagacaaattctctggtgcatgtggagatgagatcctgaccatttgtccaggagatccagttggaaggcccgagcatggaacctcccgtactggagagcctcgtaagaggccaccatctttcccaaaaggcgaatgcactgatgaacagacacccgggctggcttcaggacatcccgggctggcttcaggacatcccggaccattgtttgtatcaccaacgccttttcctgtggtagaaacaccctctgcacttctgtgtccaggatcatccccagaaaagacaacctctgggttggttccaaatgtgattttggaaggttcagaatctaaCCGTGGAGTCTGAGTAGGTGAATTGTGAGaataatggactgcaacagcttttcCTTGGACGATGCcgctatcagcagatcgtccagaaaagaatgatgttcaccccttgtttgcagagaatcatcatctctgccatcaccttggtgaacaccctcggtgctgttgagaggccgtatggcagggcctggaactggaaatgacagtccagcaatgcgaaacggagataagcctgatgcggcagccaaatcggaatgtggaggtacgcatccttgatatccagggataccaggagttccccctcttccaaaccatcgcccggagagactccattttgaacttgaactcctttagaaaggggttcagtgattttaggttcagaatgggcctgaccgaaccatccggtttcggtaccacgaaaaggtttgaatagtaacctgtggtttgcaaatgagtaggaactggcacaatgacctgtgcctcaaccaacttctggacagcctcttgtaggacagttctgtctgccagtagaactggcaagcctgatttgaaaaatcagtggagggagattctgaaattccagcctgtatccctgggacacgatatctatcacccagggatccaggccggacaatacccagacgtgactgaactgtttgAGTCTCGCTCGCACAGGCCAcgcagtccactgtcatgcggaggactttggcgtacctgaaacaggcttttgttcctgggaacctgcagcagcaggtttcttagatttaactcgacctcctctaaagaaggtattggacggtttggtctttctaggccgaaaggactgtgatgctgatggagaaggatttcttcagagcacgtgcagctgagggaagaaatggagacttacccgctgtagctgtggatatccacgcatccaaagcttccccaaagagcctgacctgtgtagggtagggactccacacttttcctggattccgcgtcggccaaccactggcgcagccacagtcccagacgatctgaaacagacatggaagagattcccgcagtcatggaacccaggtttttcatggattctaccataaaacgtgctgaatcatgaatgttacgcaaaaacaattcaacatcacccttatccatcgtatccaaatcctcaagtaaggtgcctgaccactttactaaagcttttgcaatccatgcactaacaatagtgggacgtaatatggcccccgaagcggtgtacattgatttaagtgtattatcaattttacgatcagccggctcctttaaggcggtagatcccggaacaggtaaaaccaccttttttgagagtctggacacagatgcgtcaacaattggtgggttttcccatttttttttttctatcctcctcagggaaaggaaacgccacctgtacccttttagggatctggaatttctcagggttttcccatgctctcTCGAATATAGCATTTAatacctttgacgcagggaaggttagcgaggctttcttattttcagtgaaaaaagcctcctcaacctgctcaggagtggtatcaatattcaacacatccccgaTAGCCtctatcaattgcaccccctttgcaagagaggcagaccaccGCAACATCCCCATtacagtctgtggtgtcagaatctgtatccgtgtcattttgcatgacatgaacaagcgcacgtttgtggagcTATATAGCGGAGTGccatgaggtaccagaatcgggccatactgccattgaGTTCTTTAATACCTGGGATGCAGATTCATCACTTGCAACCCAGTCTGAAATCAAAGAAAGCCAAGATttaatagaggaaaaccactcaggttcccttgctgcaatctgtgctaaaccagtgctatcctgattacatggaatgggatcattctgggaggacacatcctctgcagcatacgagtgtccctggacatagctaaaggagaccaaacactccacacacacagggcaggcagagttctcctcctcccccccaagaatggccagagagattggagccaacccacacacacagcgcttgtaaccaaagggagaccccttgtcagcgctgactgtgcaccttattaggatacacagtcgtattgcagccccccccccccccccccttctacaacccctggtaccgtttacagatagctggagttgctgtggagggaccagtttctcctgatcagcgctgtgcaggcaggaaaatggcgctgaatgctgctgggtctgctctgagaagccccgcccccaaaatggcactgtcttcccgcttttCCACTCATCATACTGGCCTGAGtattgagtgctggctgagatccgaggaccccgacaggctttgggaccgttgtagggtgtagcgctggctcagggcgcccctcacagcgccgcaccatgtaccgctgagcctcccggagcgcagttaatactgcgctactACCCTGCTGTTGACATCTCAccaaccccccgcttgctaggggggccagtgtctcactcgccacagattcttcagctctgtaagggggtggcagcatggatGCTGGGGCGAGCGACCCCCTGCAGCAGGGAGCAAtctgacccctcaggagctcattgtcctgtcagtggagtaagtggctcagatcccgcagggtggacactacccccccccaccccccctcccttagtcccatgaagcaggaaggctgttgccagtagcctccctgtaaaataatatactctaaataaaacttttctagggaaactctggggagctcccctagctgtgaccggctcctccgggcacattttctaaacggagtctggtaggaggggcatagaggtaggagccagtccacactcactcttaaagtgccagtggctcctggtggaccagtctataccccacggtactaatgtggaccccagcatcctctaggacgcaagagaaaagtcTGTACCAGATTAGGTTCTCTTTAGGTCACTGTCCAAAAACATAATCCAAAGATCAGGATGACAAACTACTTTTCTGCTCCCCACTTTTCTCCCAATGCAGTAACTGTAGCTAATATAACTGGACAGGTGAAAGACATGACCTTTTCCAACTGTGTAAAGCCCTGTGACTAATCAGATAAAAGGAAAGATGTAAAAAGGACAAGATTCTACTAAACATTTATAGGATCTACTCACTATTGAAGGTCTTCGGTTCAGAACCTAATGAAAACCTTCACTTTGGCCAGAATCCATAAGAACACTATTAAATCTATCTTCAAGTGCCACCTATAGTGCCAGTACAAAGGGAACGGATGGCACCTCCTTGCGCTATGCACTTTGATATATTCTAGCTGCTTGCCACTTTCACATGCCCTGCCAATATGGGTATGCAGCCCTTGCCCATCAGATCTATGTACCAGCTGTGGGACCATGCCAATAGGATTCCGGACCATGGTATGTTAACACATTTGATGTTCTTGGGAGCAAATTAATTTCTATTCAGATGCCAGCGGAAGTTATTCTGAACCATGATTAAACTAATGATCTTTAAGTATAGCACAATAATTGATCATACTGTACTTAAAATTGACATTTAATCAGTGTAGAAAATCATGAGACCACAGCTTATAGAGGCTTGAATCCACCTCAACCTCAATTTCACAAGCAGCCAATATTGAAGTTTAATCTGACTGCTTTGGGTGCCAATGTTCTTGTAAATGGGACACACAGGGGTAGATTAAAAGCCACAATGTGCCATTGTAATGTGTGAACACTAACAGCACACCTACTCACCACAAGCAGATTTGTCTGCAGCCTTGTGGGACTGAATAAAAGCCCACAAGTTCAGGGCTACCACATGGGCAACATATTTGCACACTTCATCTTGGGGAAGGCAGGTGtacactaattgaatagaccccctaCGCTACAGTTAGAAGACATTGATGTAGCTTTAGTAAAGCAGAATTATAGGGCAGTGTTTCCAAACCTCAGTCCTCACACCACACTAACCATCAaggatttagtgatatccatgcttgagtacagatGTTGTTTCAATCAAAATAACAGAAACTAAGTTACCTCTGTTCAAGTACAGCTATCCTCGAAATCTGGACTTGGTGTGCCTTGGGGACCATGGTTGGAACCCTTGCAATAGGGAAACTTATACAAAGTTCCATGACCTTGAGAGCTCCCAGAGTGACATTTAAGCAATGTAAAATGGGCAACTACATTTATGCTGTGACACCTTGTTACACCACGAGACCCTTGGGGTGCCATAGTGGAGCAGTTCCCCCTGGCCTTGTATGCAGGTGTGGAGTGTTGGTTAGCACTTCCAATCAATGCTGGTGGTTATAGTGCCTTATATTACAGCAAGCCAACAGTTACAAGAAAAGCTTTTTCACTTTGATCTATTGAAGGCTTACAgtcaattaggtcgaccactatttgtcaacatgcattaggtcagggTCACTAGGTCAGCATAGAAAACGGTCAACATAAGTCACTTTTTAATTTTTTGacctttcatactttacaatccacgtggactacaattgggaacagtaacctgtgccgagtgcagtggtagagcgaggcactgtgcccgaagctcGCTTGCCATGCAGGGGacactgcactaattggggttccccgtcactgtacgaagaaaaagaaaaaaaaaaaaaaagacaccaaaaaaagtaaaataaaacctCATGATCATGTTGACCAAATGACATGTCAacttagtgaccctgtcgaccaatggTGGCCGACCTAATAACTGTCAACCAAATGACCATTACCCCTGTTAAAAACCCAACTCGCCCCGGTTTCTGGAATGCTAAAAGCAGAATTAGGTTTGTTTACATACCAACAAGGTGTACTTCAGTGCCCATAAAACCAGTTCTTACCAGCACAAATAGCTATCTGTAACTCCTATAGATTTCccatttgttatcacccatttttccCATCTGTAATGGATGATAAAGCAAGTACGCATTTTGTAGTTTCATGTATTTATTGCCAACATCGTATACAATGTATACTTAAAATAATTAAAGTCCAAAAAGGTCAAATACTTCACTTTTGGGCTGTAATAAATTATTTAGAACTAGGAATGCACTTGTCCAGCCACAAACGTGGGTATTAAACAATATTATATATGGCCATAGTTCACAGTTTGGCAGCAGTAAGCTGCATTGATCACAGCCGATTCCATAACTTGACTTTTTCCTTTAGAGCCAACATTCGCTTCAGAATCATAGAAATGTTCAGTCCAAATCCTCATCCACCAAATTACTCTATGGAGCAAAAACACATAGTCACCCCACTTTGACGGATTCtttcaccccccaaaaaaatttaaGGTTCACAAGTCACCACATTACTTTCCACAAAGTATCCTTCAAAAGAACACGAAATGGATCCAACAAAGCAGGATGAATTGATCTACAATCTGGTTCCAGCCCAGCACGCCAAGTAGGAAGTTTATTCGTACCACCTCCACTTTCCATCATGCCAGGTCCCAAAGCTTCATAGGTCTCGTCACAGTGAAGGACTTTATCCTGTAGGTTTCCATCAGCCCTCCGCCACGTTAATTGCACCTTTGCAGCAACATGTTCAATGCATATTCCATCCTGTTTCTCAGGTCATTAGAGCCACCAGACAAGAGGAGCGTGCTTAGACGGAATGTAGTAGACATCCTATCCTCGTTAATGTACGTTAGCAGATATTCGTCACTTTGGTTGGCAATGATAATTTTCGTGTGATCATGGTAGAAATTTACCTGTTATAAGAAATTTAATTAGCAACTACTCAAAGTCATAAGCCTTCATCATCTACCTTTTACACATTTAAATAAAGAACAAAACTTAATGTATTTACCTGAAATGTGCCATCATTGAAAAGCATCATGAGAGCCTTGTCTGACTTTAGCCACTGGAGGAGATACAAGCGGGGCCGGCACACATCCGTCACACCAGGCAAGTCAccgcccttaaaaaaaaaaaaaaaaaaagcaaagcgtCAATTCACTTGCACCAATATTACATTATATCTTGAGTTGTAATTAGACAGGTCACTTAGTTTATCTTCAGATGAATGGGAAGATTATTTGCCCCCACTCAAATTAGGGCAGGGATCCTCAACCACTATCCTCAAGTatcaaacaggtcatgttttgtggatttctgccCATGGAAACAGGACTGCCAATTATAGACCCATTAAGAGACTCTTGTTGAAGCCTAAAGAAATCCTCAAAAGCGGATCTCTGTTGGCAGTATGAGGATTATGTTTATGAAGCTCTGATTTAGGAGGAGTAGTGGGAGGGTGGGGAGGATGTATTATAAGAGCAAAAGGGGGAGATTATATATTGTTCCACTTCAGCACTTCCTGCTTCGTCTCTTTACCAGATATGTACAAAATGTATTACATCTTATTTGCTGGAGTTGTATAATGTGCACAGATACCACTTCCCTCATAACAACCCTTCATACTTCTACCCCAAAGCACCAATCTGCTTATAACTATTTTTCCCCAAACAGCCTATACAAATGACAGATTGGTACTCTCAAAGCTTTGATCAATATCTCCCATAGTTCTAGAATCTATAGATCACCGATTCCTTCTCCCATGAAATCAAAAGTGTCACTAGTCTGAGCACCATTCCTCTGATGAAACTGCTTGCCCTaacggcggagaaacgcgtaagggggGCATTTTTGTTGTGATTCTACTGCCCATAGTCCAACCATCTTCCTTGTGACTGCACGGCGGGCCGACGAGCCGTTCTGATTGGGGACAGAGCTGAAGCGGTGCCTGGCTAAGGAGGTCCGCTCCCCTTGCAAGAGAAGCTAAAGCCGTGACAGCCGTGAGTAACAAGCTCTCCATATTACGGCTGCAAAAACTAGggatcgtagcataccgctgtggttattcaggcagccacagcgctctcccccatgcttggatacaaatttaagtggtaccacagagactgtaaAAAACTGTTACATAAAGGGATTTGGTGTCCATTGGAGCACTGAGACACAAGTCTGTTACAAACAGTCAGTTGGACTGGTACATATATAGCCTTTTGCGATGGTTTCTTAAGGAGATATGGACATGGGCTTGAATCAAATTGCACaattttaaagtatttttatttggtcttatgaatgtatttaaataaaactaCTATTAATTGAATGAAATTTTCTCAGCGCTCCTATAAATTATTTTTTGTAGTCTGAGCACCACCTGCATAAATGTAACCCAAATACATGATAATGTCCAGTTCTCATTTGCAAGTGCCTAATTTTTGAACCCAGCTTCAGAACACATTTAAGTACGGACTCCATTAAAAAGCAGAAAGACTTACATCCATGAGATTTTCTTCCATATAATGGGAAAAGTATTTCAAAACTGTAACTTGGCTGATGAACTGTTCAGGGGCCTCAGTAGCTGGGAAGATGGAACACTGACCAAGCTCTGCATAGTAGTGTACAGTCCTGCAAAGGTAAATGCCACAAGTGTAAGAAAACAGAGGCCGTGGGGGCAGGAGACCAGAGAAGGGCGAAGGGCACAGGAACAGACTAGGAATGAGCAATACTTACTTTTTGTCAGGCAGCAGGCTCATGTGTGCTCCATTATTAAACAGAACGCCAACCGTGTGATCCGACAGCTGGTAACCGAAACCGTATTTATTGGAATAGTCCACCCACTTTGTGACCCAGTGAAAGGAGGTGCTTAGCTGCTCTTTTGGAATGGAGTCTGAATCTGGCATGTTTTCTAGGCAGCCTCTGAGGACTCTCGCAACAGTATCTGCAACACTTCCCATCGTGCTGTCTTCTAGACCTGGAAGGAAGGAATGCACATTACTACTAATTACATACCAGTCAGCTTGTCCAAGGAACTCTTATACACATACAAaagtctatcccccccccccccccccaatgtatttTAGAGCTCAGCAATCACCACCAGCCACTGGTTTATCCCAGCCAGTGATCTGATTAGTAACAGTGCCAAGGCAGCTGGAAGCTTAATACTGCCAGCCGCCATCAATACAGTAGTCCCTAGATCTATCTATAGGCTTGCTGCGATACTCACATTCACTGCTGCTGCTACAGCTGCCCAGGGTCCCTCGAACAATCATTCTTATAGTGTCTCCCATCTGCTGCCTGTCAGGTCTGTCAAGGACATTTGACTTTGAGACTGTTTTGCTTTCCTAGAAGGTGATAAAGAACGCAAGAATCACAATGGAGCAAAAAACCAAAGTTCTAAAAAACCTATCCCTTCTATTTAAGCACATTAAAGGCTCCCTGTTTACAACCCTCATCCCCAGCAATTTGCAAGTTCAACCAACCTCATCTGTTCTGGGACTCTGAGTCTGGTGAGAGATCGATGTTTTCTTTAATTCTTGTCTCAGCTTGTAGATTTCTTCCTCTTCCTTTGCAAACTTATCTGCAGAAAGACAGCCCGTTAGCAAGCAATTACATGATGCGAAATGAGTAAGGGGCCGCAGCCTCTTCCATTTAGTCTATGCAGCACAAAGTTCAGAGGTAACTTACTGTGATTATCTAAGTATTTTGCCTTCTCCTTCTTTCCACCAAACAGAGCTGCAGCAGCTTTTTTGAAGAAGCTCTTAGCTGGGCTGGACAGGTGGAAGTCAGGTGCACTGTGACAGCAGGATGATGGGAGTCTGTCTGGTGTGAAGCCCTGatttgggagggaggggagggaggaaagTTACTACCTGCAGTCTCAGAGACCGGTAAACGATACATTTGCAGAGCATGCTCATTACACACCTGGGAGAAGAAGTCGTGTTGGATGATGTCTTCTAAGCTTGGTCTGTCCTCTGGGTTTCTGGACAACATGCTGGCTATGAGATGCTTGGCAGACACCATTAGTGAGGAGGGCAGGGAGTATCGTGCCTCCCTGATACATCTGTAGGTCTCTTTAAGGTTTGTGGTTTCAAATGGAGGTCTTCCTAGTAGCATGGTATACCTAGAACAGAATAAAACATTTAGTGAAGAATTAAACCACCTTTATAGCCAACATATTACTAGTTCATCATGAACTTTCTTGTGGGAGATTTAAAGTGAAGCAACCAACTACTGTCAATTGTCTAGCACAGACTGTAAAAGGTTGGAAGCATTTTGGTTGGTATGGGTAACCATTCTTGAAGGATCAACACATCCCCCATCATGTATTTCTGTACCTTACATAGTAACATGAAGCTAAGGAgtacgtgtactaagcagtgatcagagcagagaagtgagccagtggagaagtcgccccatcaaccaatccgcagttctgtataattttatagtacgcaaatgatagatgttacttcagtgcagattggttgccatgggcacttcactcttatcactgcttagtaaatgtccccctaagggtaGTATTACACATCACTACAAATGGCCAGGACTGATTCAACCACGAACATACATATTGTAAGCTAAACAGATCTGTTTAGTTCTATGGTACATATGCCAGCTCCTCTTCCAGACTAATGCATCACATCCTTACCTAGAGCTGCCTAAATCCACTAAGTAACCAAGACTCACGCCAAAAGCCCAGGGGGCAATGAGGCTCAGATcactatacctttttttttttttttaaacaaagaatGGGGAGGGCCATGACAGAGTCCAAATTAATATCCTGCCCAGAGTCTCTAGCCAAACACAAGTCACGGGCTGTAGCTACTGTATATAGCCAATATGCTTCTAGCACATCTTCACACATAGGAAATAACTAGCAGAATACTTACATTACACAGCCCAAGGCCCAGATGTCCGATTCACAACCGTGCCCTTGCTTGTTAAGCACTTCAGGCGAGAGGTAATTTGGTGTGCCACAAATTGTTCTGTGGAAAAAGCCAAGAGGAGATGTTTAGGCCTCAATAGAAAAATCCCAATTTGTTTCACCTGCATAAGATGTGTGCCACAGTCATATCAGAGAGCAGGTAGAATACACCTACCTTCTTCTCTGTTCCATAGGTTCTAAGCGTGCCGCAAGGCCAAAGTCACCCACTTTCAGCTCCATGCTTTCATTAATAAAAAAATTTCCTAGAAAAGGAAAACAAATTTTAGTTACCATAAACCAAAATCCTTCATCAGCCGTCAAAGCctcaggctaaaaaaaaaaaaaaaaaaaaaaaaaaaaaaaaaaaaaaaaaaaactactgtgCAATAGTCTGCATACATTATAAAATTACCAGTAGCTTACATTAAAATGCAAATTAAGGTCACTACAGACACTTGGCAAATTgtttgagggaaaaaaaaaaaaaaagaattacctAATTTTAAATCTCTATGGAGAATGTCTTGCTCATGTAGGTATTTCAAGCCAGAGACAATCTGTTTGAGGTAGTATCTCACTTCAGGATCTGTCAGTACTTTCCTTGTCTTCAAGATATGTGCCATTGACTGGAGAGAGGATATGTCATTAGCTTGCGTTGGGGAGATGTTGCACAGATAAGGGGCTCATACACATTGCAGGCTTATGAGAAAGCAGCTAAGACATGCTTACCCGTCGGCTGCAGTATTCCAGCAATATATAGATATTCTCTTTGTCTTCAAAGTAGTGATAAAACTGCACAACGTGTCTGTGATTCAGGGTACGGTGCAATTCAATCTCTTTGTCAATCTGCAAAGTAGAGGTCATGTTATTGTCATATTGCAAACACTACTTGGTGCCTGCAAGTGTCAGACATAGCAGCTTCAAGTGCAGAGATTAAGAAAGAATAAATGACCCACCTTTTCTCTCTGGTGAGGCTTGGACACCCTGCTATGGGGGATAATTTTTGCAGCATAGATTTTGTTGTTTGTCAAGTCTGTCATTTCATAGCACTTCGCAAATCCTCCCTAGAAATAAGAACAAATGATAAGGATGGGACGGGCCAAGTAGCTTAAACAGCCTTGCAATGCATTCCTCCATCTAAGCCACAGAATTGCAATGTACATGTTGCAACATTTAAAGTGGAACATATAcaatagatatttatatataagtCATTTTACAAGGGTGCTCTGCATCACATAAGGGATTTACTTAAAGTAAATAGAGACTAATTCAGTTGTAGTCTGTTCACAATAGATAAATGCAAATACACTGCAACTCCAGTAATGACAAGCTCACCCCCAATTCCATATTCTTTGTTTGCAGCCCTATAAATGTGCATATAACATACACAATCAGTGCTACATGCAGTATGTATGCACAAGATCAGACATCACTCATAATCCAACTGAACCCCATGCATATCTATACTGAGCACACTGAGAAATCACCAGCTACAATACACATTATATATTAGGTATAGCTTGATAGATATATACATTTGCTTAGTCTGACTCACTCATGTAGACCTGATGCTGTCAATCACCAAGCTACGATAGACCCCACAGTATAAGGGCCAATGATTACTAATGACAGGTTACAGCACAGGGGTAATTGTAATGCTGTAACTTATtggggggacacagaccaaacaaaaAAGTCATACACCCAGCACATCGATGTACAATGTATGTCATACAACCAGCACATGAACATACATCTGTCCTACATACagcacatcatacaatataatgtaCAATTTCCTACTTCCAGCAAATCAGTATACAATGTATGTCATACATCCTGCACATCAGTATACAATGTATGTCATACATCCTGCACATCAGTATACAATGTATGTCATACATCCTGCACATCAGTATACAAATGGATGTCATACATCCTGC
This region includes:
- the PLK2 gene encoding serine/threonine-protein kinase PLK2 — translated: MELLRTITAQPSTGNRVCELGRVCDPGRTRCKLPAEGEQHVHHTCPEESRIITDPITGRRYRRGKVLGKGGFAKCYEMTDLTNNKIYAAKIIPHSRVSKPHQREKIDKEIELHRTLNHRHVVQFYHYFEDKENIYILLEYCSRRSMAHILKTRKVLTDPEVRYYLKQIVSGLKYLHEQDILHRDLKLGNFFINESMELKVGDFGLAARLEPMEQRRRTICGTPNYLSPEVLNKQGHGCESDIWALGCVMYTMLLGRPPFETTNLKETYRCIREARYSLPSSLMVSAKHLIASMLSRNPEDRPSLEDIIQHDFFSQGFTPDRLPSSCCHSAPDFHLSSPAKSFFKKAAAALFGGKKEKAKYLDNHNKFAKEEEEIYKLRQELKKTSISHQTQSPRTDEESKTVSKSNVLDRPDRQQMGDTIRMIVRGTLGSCSSSSECLEDSTMGSVADTVARVLRGCLENMPDSDSIPKEQLSTSFHWVTKWVDYSNKYGFGYQLSDHTVGVLFNNGAHMSLLPDKKTVHYYAELGQCSIFPATEAPEQFISQVTVLKYFSHYMEENLMDGGDLPGVTDVCRPRLYLLQWLKSDKALMMLFNDGTFQVNFYHDHTKIIIANQSDEYLLTYINEDRMSTTFRLSTLLLSGGSNDLRNRMEYALNMLLQRCN